DNA from Diachasmimorpha longicaudata isolate KC_UGA_2023 chromosome 17, iyDiaLong2, whole genome shotgun sequence:
TGCTGAACGACCAGCATAAGCGATCCCGAGTTCTGGAGTGCCAGGTATTGCATAAATAATACTCTTGGTATAGTATTTGAGGGCCCGCTTCCACGTGCCCAAAGTGTCAAGGTAACCGTTTGCTGTCTGCAAGAAGGCGGTGGATTTGGCGTTGTTTTTTACCCTTTCCGATACAAAGTTTACTTCTGCATCAAAGTTAATTAGTTTTTGTCTGGCATAGCATAATCTCCCTATGGCCGTCCCAATCGACTGAAACTCCGTGAACAAAGGCGTCGATACCTCCTTGCTTGCCCGAGAAAAGCTGTGCATGTATTCGTACCAGGGTATCTTTCTCCTGTAAactacaaataaaaatgacgtttattcggaaaaatattcatacaAAATCGGCATGTCACGAgaataaattgatattttagttttaataCACTGGGCGACTCGAATTTTGCACGTCGTAATGTAAATATTATGGATCAGTCCAGTGTGAGCTTCATTCTAAACAAATGGAAACAcaaaaattcccattccttgaaaatccagTTCAACACTTTCAGCCTGTAATGAAGTTTTTTAaagtcagaaaaaaaatattaaaaaaatgtgtaaaccTGGTTTTCGAGAATGcatgttgaaaaaatctcAGGTGGTGCGtcagaaaaatacaaaacgaTCAGTGGAGCACCACTGATTTGACTGTCGTCTTAGAAATTTTGACCATTACAATGTAAGAGATGACATACGTAAATGGCAATACGAAAAGTCTTGTCATCACCTTATATTCCCTACCCCCACCATCAACGTGTGGTGATCTGAAATATCATAGgtatttcatcaaattctacCTGTCATAAAGTCGATAGTTTACAAATTGGTTTCTCGATCTTTCTGATGACGTGATTGAGAACTGGACAGTTGTTATGGCGCAAGGATTATCCTGTTGATTACCGAAACCAGGAATTTCGTGCCTGACTCCGCTGACTCTGTACCTTATGCCATAGAATGTCATCTGCAACTAGTTTGATAATTTGAATGCTGgatcatttattattaataaatactcTGGAGATggtggaaaaatatgaaatatggTTGATTGTAACTACGACTGAGCTGTTCAAAAGTTTTTGTAAAATTCAAAGAATATTCCAAGGTTGTTCATATTATATAAAGAGGAAGATTCAAATATTTAGGTTccaagtttatttatttatcaaaataatgtTCGCTACATTGCTGTGGcatgttcaattttttatgatgcTCTTACTGTGTTAATAGTCCAATTAGGACGAGAATCCTTTTATGGATTCCGGATTATAATAGACAATTATAGATTTTAAAGACTcgtaaataattgatattatGAGATGTCCTACTTTTACTGTTATACAAGCTTAGCTACTTTAAAACTACTACTAGCTAGCAATTACTAAGCTTTATGattacaaaaaatgttaataagtaaatgataaaaaaatgagatagcTTCTCGGTATCGTACTGTGATGTAAATCACATCTGATATTCAGTAAAATatagtttaaaaaatcaagcGAACTACGTCTTGTTACTACAGTGTAAAATCTACGCGTTACTAACCCACTGCTTGCTACTGcatattaatataataaaaacgTGAATAACACTACGAACGTAAATTAGAAGATAATTAAAAACAGtggggtgaaaaaaatcgaagatattaataaaattcgtAACGCTCGAGGCACATATTCTCCAGCATCTCTTGATAGTCGATTAGATCCTTGGTAGGTTGAGAACGCTGAGAAAGTTTGGCAATATTGTGTATGACTGTACCCCTGGCAGAGGTGTCTCCGTTAGTTTGACCACCCCTTATATTGGAAAAAAAGTTCTGTGCCAATCTTAAGCTATTTCCCAATTCCAgggtcaatttttggatttccTGCAAATGCGATATTGACATATATGAAAGGAATCAATACACATGATTGTGCTATGAAACGTATTCGCAGAGTCACTAGTATGACACCACCCCCTACGTGAGGGCTTAAGTTAGCGGTTTTTATTCGGATTATCACAAATATACTGGTGATGGAATGACAAAAGGAAACAGTCTGGATAGCTGTTTATGTCGGGTTTTCAATTGATCAGcagatcaattaaaaattttattccacaGAGACTCGGCACTGGTTCCGAAATGACCAGATCATAAACAATGATATTTACCTTACTTGGATTATGTCAATGACGGTGAAACATATTAATCCACAAACTTACTGAAATACGCGTTAGCCCCGGATAGGGTTTCCAATCCTCCTCACATGCCTTACAGGGACACTGCAAGTAGTAGTGTTGAAAGAGCAACCTCCGCCTCTTTCTTCTCGGCATTCGGTTGAAACGCAGGTTCTGATAAGCAATGCAAATCTAAaacataataaaatcattcatcgTCTTTATCTGATGATTCTAAAGAACTTCTGAGCTGAATGATTGTGAGTAAGATGTTACTATGACATTAAACTCACTTCATCGCCGACATTGATTTGATTAAGTGCAATCATAACGTTCTGAGTGTATCCAAAAACTACGGCATTGGGAGCACAGCTGTGATTGAAAAGAGAAAGAAACGGTGCCATCACCATACCATCTTCTTCCAGCGGAGTGGGATCCAAAGGCTGCGTCAATATTACATTCATTAGTAGATCGATCATTATGAGTCACATTGTCACGAAGTTAAGGATGAACTTAAACGTAACTTAATCGTTTACCTGGACTACAGTTTGGTCCACAATTCCATAAATCTTCACTAACAGGTCTACCAAAAATCGGAGATCGGGGTCTTTGctcataataattaaatttccaaggTAGCGTGAACCAAATGCATCAGTCATTGTAGCCAAATGGTAGATAGTTATGAGAGCAGATAATGACGTTCCAGCCTTGTCAAAAGACATGTACTGTTCTCGATCCTTTAACAGAGAATGAACTGTCGCGTACTTTGATGTGTCAAAGCGAAGTTCTGTAAAACCTTGAATTTCGGGATCTGCGAAAAAACGATTCGAAATATATGTGTTAAACAAGTTGGAAATATCCGTCGATCCCTGTGGATCGCTCTGTTGAACGATTAATATGTTTACTTGGTGcagttaataatttattgtctttataaattttcatcaattccgTCGAATTGTTTCAATCACATTTCATATCATTTCCAACGTCCAGGAAATGTCCGGTTATCCGtccttatatttttatttatattgagaATTACGCCATCACAATATTGACCTAAATGTCTCCGTAATTGCCAGGTTCAAGGCCACCGGGTGATAACGAGTGACAAATTTCAtccagaaaatgaaaaatgaaataaatattggaaaaatccaattcCTGATTTTAGGAACAATTAATACAAAGTGGAAGTGGAAATTGATATTTGGAGGCAACTTATACGGAATAAACCTCCACTTCCCCCGCTTAATTCGATAAATCCTCTCCCCCCCCTGAGAATTCATGTAAAACCTTGAAAACTTGAGCTTACCAGTAACTGCAGTTATGTCCCTCAGCATGGTCCGAAGGTTTCTAATATTCCCAGCCTCGTGCAAAGCTTTCAACAGGATTCTCATGCCGAGCAAAGCATAGAGATCTAGATCGGCATCCAACAATATTCCTAAAATTGTACATTCAGCCGCATGATACTGCGCCCAGGCTTTATACTGACACATATCCGAGCAGTAGACAACATTGGCGCAGAAAATACAGGGAATTCCAATTAATGTTTCCTTGGAACACTCATCACACATCttataaaatttcatagaTTTTCGTACACTAGCGTAAATTGGAACGGCTGCGATGATGTCCCCAGGTTGAAATTTCCTCAAGGCAACAACATGCCTGTCACGTTCGTTGGAATACGAAATGTTAATGCCAGTGGCACCCGGTATACAGCAGGGAGGGCCCTTGACAATCGGTTCAATCTTCTCCGGCTCTGCTGCAACAGACTCCGCGTCAGGGGAAGGTGCATCAGCAACCAACTCATCAACAGTACTGTTTGCCAACTCCCGCAGATCATCCCCGATATCCTCGGCATCCATGTATGACAGTCTGTTTTTTACGACGTTCAGGGCAATCGCAACGTCCATTGGTGAGCTGTTCAAAGCCACTAGACATTTGATCTTTCTAGCGTACAGTTTTGGTAGCAATTTCCTTGGATAATCATGATCCTCAGCGCTGCGGATATCGCGCAGACAGTCTGTATATCGTCCCTCCATGAATGAAATCAGTGAACGCTTTTCATAAGAAAGTCCTAAATCTTGAGTTCCAGGTGTTGCAAACATAATACTCAGACAATAGTTTTTCAATGCTGCGGGTATATCAATCTCCTGCGCGTTCATCAAATTATCTCCGATATTTCTGTACCTTCGGGCTTCGGCATCATCCTTTACCCTCGTGGGCTCCATATTTACCTCTATGCCCAAGGTCCGCATTCTACTTAGATGAAGTTCAATTCGGTCCTGAATGCCGCCCGCCCTACGAAAGTCTCTCAACAAGGTCGCTTTCGCCAACCCCTGCatctgattgatttttttcacgtagGTGACCCAACTTTCTTTTGGCTCATcagctataaaaaaaatcacgtttaTTCCGGAAAATATTCATACGTCAACGAGTGACGTAAAATATTGTAGAGCAATCGAGCATGAATTTCCTTTGAAACGAATGTGAGCAGAATATTTCACATTCCTTGAAAAGGAAATTAATGCTTTCGGTCTGCAATTAACTATTTTAGAgtcagaaataaaaatcttaaaaaGGTGCAAACTTTGTGATCCAGAAGATGTAGAAGAAGTGGACGTCATGTTCACAAATCTTGAGGTGATGCgtcagaaaaatataaaacgatgctataaaaattatttctaccaACTGACTCCGATTTTAGTTGTATTAAAACACAACTGACTGGATTTTATCAGAATTAAACGTTCTTTTAGGGCTGATTTCCCGGTGCAAATTTTCGCTACTTTGACGCATAACGTCGCAGACGTAAATGGAAATACGAAAAGTCTTGTGTTTATGTCATTCCCCCTCCCTCTACTATCAAGCCTTGTTGATCTGAAATATCACAGATATTTCACGAAATTCTCCCCGTAATGAAGCAGAGAGTTTACTAAATAGATTCTCGATCTTTCTCATCACGTGATCGGGAACAGGACAGTTATCCTGGCAGTATCGGTACAGGAACTACCTGACATGGAAATCGACTCAAATGATACCGTGACTGAAGAATTCGTCTCTATGACGTGAGAATCGTGGGCCAGGGTGTCATACAGGTGCTGATAGCAGCGCCTTCAGGAAATTTCCCAATTGCTCAATACCTTTGTCCATGGACTCTCCAATCGTCTCCTTCTCcttggaatttttgaaaatcataaTTCAATCGAAAGAACCTTTGAATCTGCTGTAAACTTCACACATGTGAAAAACGAAATAGCCACATCCGATGCATAATATACGATTGAGCTAGAGTATTCAAATTGTTTTAGGAAGGAATTCAAAGAATATTCCAAAGTGATATTTAAAAGTTTACTTTCCAAGTCTATTTATTAATCAAACGAGTTTTAGGTACATTAACATGgcgcattttatttttatgatgctATTATAGCATCAATCCTCCTGTTAGGATGAAACTTCCTTTATGAACTTCAGAATATCGTAGACGATTATAAATTTGAAAGAATCAACAAAGTGACTAATTTGATGAGTTCAATTTCAAATATCCACAACCGAACGAATTAAAAGTGTCACAATTCTAAAAAGTTTATTACCCTAACGTAGAAGCAATTACCACGCTTCATTAGTTGAAAAATGATGAACAGgtgaatgattaaaaaacGAAGATAACGAATCGCTAATTGGTATCGTCCTGAGATGCTAATTAAGATGTTTTCACTATTGAAATTAGAGAAGATAAAAATGACCGTCAGACTATTTTTCCAGCGTCAAAattagataaaaatgaaattcatccCTTAAGCTTTGGAATAAAATGCTATTCACCATTTCTCACCTTGTCGATTTTCTTATGTCaattaatatgatttaaatgaaaatatataatgcaaattaaatttgtaaattccttggaattaagaaaattcgccttcagttattataattaaaagcATGCAAACTACTTTTGCTACAGTAGTAAAAAAATCTAGTGATTGTCACAAACCCATTGCTAGTCATCTCGATATGTTTAAAAGTAATAAACATTCACAAACTAAAAGTTAACTAAAGACAATGGGCTGGAAGAATGCCAAGGCATTAACGAAATTGGTACCGACACAGGCAATCATGTTTCAACCTATCCAGAAATTCAATCAGTTCCTTGCAAGGAACAGGATGTTCACAAAGCTTCTCAATGAAGTATGTGATTTTAGGATTCCCATCGTGCAAAATCCTTTCCCgcgaacaaaatttttttgtcagtctTATACCATTCATAAGTCTCAATGTCATCCTTGGCCATTCCTACGCATAAAAAATTGGCATAAATGAAGGGCATAAACACATTGCTGATAATTTATAAACTTACGGAAACATGGGGTAGATCTCGATAACATGGCCAGTCATCGGTGCATGCCACACAATAACAATGGAAGAAATATCTTTCCAAGAGCATTGGCCGcctcaaatttttcaaaattctattGTAAGTATGATCCTGATAACTACAGAAtatctagaaaaaaattaaccatTCATAATTAGCACCTggtgataattgaaaaaaacgactgGACTGACTGATTATAAGTATCGgattactataaaaaattcaactcacTGGCTCGCCAGCTTTGATGGGTCGAAGTGCAATCACAACAGGCTCGtagtttccaaaaattaataCATTGGGATTACAACTGTGATTCAAGAGAGAAGTGAAAGGTGTCAGGATCACATCATCGTGGTTGGTCATATTGAACTGATTAGGCTGAATC
Protein-coding regions in this window:
- the LOC135170435 gene encoding SET and MYND domain-containing protein 4-like encodes the protein MTSTSSTSSGSQTDEPKESWVTYVKKINQMQGLAKATLLRDFRRAGGIQDRIELHLSRMRTLGIEVNMEPTRVKDDAEARRYRNIGDNLMNAQEIDIPAALKNYCLSIMFATPGTQDLGLSYEKRSLISFMEGRYTDCLRDIRSAEDHDYPRKLLPKLYARKIKCLVALNSSPMDVAIALNVVKNRLSYMDAEDIGDDLRELANSTVDELVADAPSPDAESVAAEPEKIEPIVKGPPCCIPGATGINISYSNERDRHVVALRKFQPGDIIAAVPIYASVRKSMKFYKMCDECSKETLIGIPCIFCANVVYCSDMCQYKAWAQYHAAECTILGILLDADLDLYALLGMRILLKALHEAGNIRNLRTMLRDITAVTDPEIQGFTELRFDTSKYATVHSLLKDREQYMSFDKAGTSLSALITIYHLATMTDAFGSRYLGNLIIMSKDPDLRFLVDLLVKIYGIVDQTVVQPLDPTPLEEDGMVMAPFLSLFNHSCAPNAVVFGYTQNVMIALNQINVGDEICIAYQNLRFNRMPRRKRRRLLFQHYYLQCPCKACEEDWKPYPGLTRISEIQKLTLELGNSLRLAQNFFSNIRGGQTNGDTSARGTVIHNIAKLSQRSQPTKDLIDYQEMLENMCLERYEFY